The Coraliomargarita sinensis genomic sequence TGCCCGCGAGGCCCTGCGTCTGGCAGATACAAAGCTTCCTTTCCACTGCCGCTTCGTTTCCCGCGAAGAAGAGGTATAACACAAATACGTTTTAGAAATTTATCATGAGCACAAAAGATATTCGTGAAATGTCCGAGGCTGAAATAGAAAAGCAGCTGCGTGACACCCGTGACGCTCAAGTCGATCTCCGCATGCGTAAGCAGACCGGCCAGGTCGAACACCCGCACCAATTCAAGGAAATGCGCCGCCAGATCGCGCGCCTTGAAACCATCCTCAAGGAAAAGAAGTTGGCCTCCGCCAGCGCTTAAACATTTAGCCGATCACTCATATGGAAGCTGTCGCTACACGTAATTCCCGTAAGACCCTTGTCGGAACTGTCTCCAGTCGTTCCGGTGACAAAACCATCAAGGTCACTTACTCCTATAAAGTTCCGCACCCGCTCTACAAAAAGGAGATTCGGCGCAAGACCGTGGTCCACGCACACGACGAGAAAAACGAGTGCGGCCTTGGCGACAAGGTGGAGATCATGGAAACCCGCCCGCTGAGCAAGCTCAAGCGCTGGCGCGTCACCCGCGTGCTCGAAGTCGCTCCCAAACTCGGCGACGAGGAATAAAAATTTACAAATTTCCAATAAGGAGACCCTTACTATGATTCAGATGAACAGCCGCGTTTTCGTCGCGGACAACACAGGCGCCAAATCGGCAGAGATGATCCGTCGTCTCGGCCAAAGCAAGCGCAGCGCTGATGTTGGCGACGTCGTTGTTTGCACCGTGAAGGAAGCCGCCACCGATGCTTCCGTCAAAAAGGGCGAAGTCGTTCGCGCCGTGGTCGTCCGCACCAAGGCCCCCGTTCGCCGTGGTGATGGCAGCTACTTGCGTTTCGATAACAACGCAGTCGTTATCATTAATCCGGATGGAAATCCGAGAGGCACACGTATTTTTGGACCGGTTGCCCGTGAGCTCCGCGCCAAATACATGAAGATCATTTCACTTGCACCGGAGGTTCTCTAACATGGCTAAAGCAATCAAACGCGAACAGGAAGTTGTCGTTATCTCCGGCGCCCACAAGGGCAAGCGGGGTAAGGTCCTTGAAGTCCGGGCTCCGGAAAAGGTCCTTGTGGAAGGCGTCAACCTCGTCACGAAATACGAGCGCAAGTCTCAGGAGAATCCGGAAGGCGGCTCCGTCGAGAAGGAAGCTCCCATCCACTATTCCAACGTCATGCTGGCCGAGAAGTTTGATGCCAAGAGCAAATAATCATTGCCAGCTCAGCTAACTCAGGCACTTTCACGCACTTTTTCTTCACCATCATCGAAAACCATTAGCTAGTCGGGCCAGAAATCCGGCTAAACATACGATGTCAAAAGCACTCCTACAGAAACTCTACACCGAAACGGTTGTTCCCGGGCTTAAAAAGAAGTTCGGCTACGAAAACGCGCACCAAGTGCCCGCGGTTAAAAAGATCGTTATCAACTCCGGTTTTACTGCGACCGCAGACAAGAACCACATCAACTATGTGGCAGAAGAGATCGCCAAGATTACTGGACAGCGTCCGGTGACGACCAAGGCGAAGCTCAGTATCTCCAATTTCAAGCTTCGTGAAGGCCAACCGATCGGTTGCAAGGTCACGCTCCGCGGTGAGGCCATGTATGATTTCATGATGCGCCTGATCAACATCGCTCTGCCCTGCATTCGCGACTTTCGTGGCGTACCCTCCAAGCTGGACGGCCAGGGTAACTACACGCTTGGTATTTCCGACCACACCATCTTTCCGGAAGTGAGTGCCGAAGGTACGTCCGCTACGATCGGTATGGATATCTCTTTCGCAACCAGCGCGGGAACGGATGAAGAGGGGCGCGAACTGCTCCGCCTTTTCGGTATGCCTTTCCGCAAGTCCAGTTCCGAAGTGGCTGCTGAGGAAGCTGCCGCAGCAACCGCGGAACAGGCAAACGCATAACTTTACGATCCAGGACACAACATGGCAAAAAAATCTGCAATTCAACGCAATCTGAAGCGCGTGCGTATGATCGAAAAATACGCAAAGAAGCGTGCTGAGCTGAAGGCAATCCTCGCGGATCCCGAAACTCCGGACGAAGAGTTTTACAAGGCTCAGGCCAAGCTCTCGAAGCTGCCCAAGAACAGCTCCCCGATCCGTGCGCGCAACCGCTGCTCCGTCACCGGTCGTCCCCGCGCATTCATCCGCAAGTTCGGTCTCTCCCGTATCACATTCCGTGAGCTCGCCACCCAAGGCAAGATTCCCGGTGTGACTAAATCCTCCTGGTAAGCAAACGACTTACTTCACTTCTGAAAACCCAGCAGTTTCAAGACTATGGCAGTTCACGATACAATCGGCGATTTCCTCACCACCATCCGTAACGCAAGCGCGGCGCATAAGGACACCTGCACAATGCAGAGCTCCAAAATGCGCGCCGCAATCGCTGCGATCCTTAAGGATGAGGGCTACATTAACGACGTCAGCGAAGGCGAAAATGAAAAGGGTTTCAAAACCCTGACGCTTTCTCTCAAGTTTGTCGGTGACACACCGGCGATCACAGGCATCGAGCGTCACAGTACGCCCGGTCGTCGTCTCTACTATGGTTGCAAAGACATCCCCCGTGTACTCGGTGGACTTGGTGTCGCCATCCTGACAACCTCGAAAGGCGTGATGCGCGCCCGCGATGCCCGCGAAGCTGGCGTCGGCGGTGAGCTCGTCTGCAAAGTCTGGTAATAGAAAGGCACTACGATGAGCAGAATTGGTAAACTTCCCGTCCCCGTCCTCGACAAGGCAACCGTCGCTATCGATGGTCAAACCGTCCGTGTCGAAGGGCCTAAGGGCAAACTCGAAAAAACATTCGACCGCTCGGTCAACATCGAACTCGCCGACAGCGAGGTGCGTGTGACTCCGGCAGATAAGAGCCCGCACGCTTATGCGATGTACGGCACTGTCCGGTCCATCATCAACAACATGGTGATCGGCGTCGTCGAAGGCTACAAGAAAGAGCTTGAGCTCAAAGGTGTCGGTTTCCGCGGCGCGCTTAAGGGCAACGTTCTGGATATGGCCCTCGGCAAGTCACACCCGTGTGAGATCACAATTCCCGAAGGCATCACCGTCACTGTGAAGGAAAACACGAAGATCACAGTCGAAGGTGCCGACAAACAGATGGTGGGCGAAATTACCGCCTCCATTTATGCATTCTACCCGGCCGAGCCTTACAAGGGCAAGGGTGTCCACATCGTTGGCAAATACGTCCGCCGCAAGGAGGGTAAGAAGTCCGCTTAATTATTAGCTGAGGCCTAGTTATGAAACTTCAGAAGAAACAATCTCTCGCACAGAAGCGCCGCTGGCGCATTCGCAAGAAGGTCCAGGGCACCGCAGAGCGCCCGCGCCTTGCTGTGCATTTCTCCAACAAGCACATCTACGCGCAATGCATCGACGACGTAAAGGGCCACACCTTGGCCTACGTTACCTCCGTCGGTGGAAAAGATACCGATCTCAAAGCGAACAGCGAAGGCGCCAATGCCCTGGGCAAGGCTATCGCTGAAAAAGCCAAGACGGCCGGTATCGAAAGTGTTGTCTTCGACCGTGCCGGTCGTCGCTATCACGGTTGCGTTAAGTCATTCGCCGAAGCCGCCCGCGAAGGTGGACTCCAGTTCTAAGAATCTACATGAGCAAACAAAACAGATCATTTTCGCCGGCTGACCAAGCCGAAGAAGCTCCCGAGTTCGTCGAGAAAGTCGTGCACATCAACCGTTGTGCGAAAGTCGTGAAGGGTGGTCGCCGCTTCAGCTTCGCCGCGCTGGTTGTCGTGGGCGATCAGAAGGGCCAGGTCGGTGTCGGTTACGGCAAGGCCAAGGAAGTTCCCGAGTGTATCCGCAAAGGCACCGAACAAGCCAAGAAGAACCTCGTCGAAGTTAAACTCCGTGGCGACACCATCCCGCACCACGTGTTGGGTGAGGCCGACGGCGGTAAAGTGCTGCTTCGTCCCGCATCGGACGGTACGGGTGTTATCGCTGGCGGTGGTTGCCGTGCGGTTCTCGAATCCGTCGGTATTAAAAACATTCTCTCCAAATCACTCGGCTCGAACAATCACCTCGCCATGGTGAAGGCTACGATGGACGCACTCCAGCAGCTTCGTTCGAACGAGGAAATTCAAAACGTCCGCTTCGGTGACAAAGTCGCCGCCGAAGCCTAAGGATCCTTAAGTCATGAACCTTCAAAGCATTCCCACTATCAAAGGTGCCACTCACCCGACCAAGCGTCTTGGACGCGGCGAGGGCAGTGGACACGGCAAAACTTCTGGCAAGGGCCACAAGGGTCAGAAAGCACGCTCCGGTGGCGGTATCCGCATCGGTTTCGAGGGTGGTCAAATGCCGCTCTATCGTAAGCTTCCACGTCGTGGTTTTAACAACAAGAACTTCAAGACCACCTTCCAACTGGTGAATGTCGGTGACCTCGAAAAGCTCGAGGGCGATGCCGTCAACCGCGAGTCTCTTGTGAAGGCCGGCCTTATCCGTGACAACGATCAGGGGGTGAAGTTGCTCGGTGACGGTGAGCTCTCCAAGGCATTTACCGTCGAGGTCGATAAAGTTTCCGGTTCCGCCAAGTCGAAAATCGAAGCTGCCGGCGGCAAGATCGTCGAAGCTGCGGTTGAGAGTGCCGAACCGGCCGAGACGGCAGAAGCCGAAGAAAAGGACGACGCATAAGCCGGTTCTCCCCGAACCGGCAGTAAGGGCTATCATCAATGCTTTCTGCTTTTACCAATTCCCTGAAAATTCCCGAGCTGCGCCAGAAGATCTTCTTCACTCTGGCGCTTCTTTTCATTGCTCGTGTGGGTGCGAATATTCCGCTCCCCGGCATGAACATCGGGCCGATTGAGGACTTTTTTGCTTCCCAGGGCGGATCCAACGGAGTGGTCGGCATGTTCAACATGTTTACCGGCGGCGCGCTATTGAAAGGGGCCGTATTCGCTTTGGGGATTATGCCCTACATCAGTGCCTCGATTATTATGCAACTGGTAGGCGCGGTATTTCCCACAATTGCGCGTCTTCAGCAGGAAGGTGATGTCGGTCGTCAAAAGATCAACCAGTACACCCGCTATCTCACGATTGCCATTTGCATCGTGCAGGGCTTGTTGCTGCTCGTCGCTCTCTCGACAAACCCGGGTAGCTTGATCGGACAGGGTTTTAACCCGGCCGAATACGGTGAAGTCGTGATCGCCGGACAGGTGCCGTTTTTGATTACGGGTACGATCTTCCTGACCGCCGGCACCATGATCATGGTTTGGCTCGGCGAGCAGATTACCCAGAAGGGTATCGGTAATGGTATTTCGCTCTTGATTACGGTCAGTATTATTTCGGGTCTTCCGGGTGCAGTCGCCGCAGCTTATCAGATGTTTGTCGCTCCGGTCGGTTCTGAAGGTGCCGCCCTTGGTGTGCCGGAAGGCGTACTTATGCTGGCACTGCTCTTTGCCGTGACTGCGGGGCTGGTGGCCATCACCCAGGCCCAGCGTAAGATCCCGGTCCAGTATGCGAAGCGTGTGGTCGGTCGTAAAGTCTACGGCGGACAAAGCTCCTTCCTTCCGCTCAAGGTCAATTACGCCGGTGTGATGCCTGTTATTTTCGGTAGCGCGATTTTGATGTTCCCGGCTCAAATACTGAGCTATCTCGGTTCCGCTACGGGGATGCGTTTCTTTAACGACTTTGCCGATTCGATTGCCCACGGTCGCCCGGCTTACTACATCATTTTCGGTCTTCTCATTCTGATATTCAGTTACTTCTGGGTATCGATGATGTTTAAACCCATTCAGATCGCGGATGATTTGAAGAAGAACGGTGGCTACATCCCCGGCGTTCGCCCGGGTGAGCCAACAGCAAAGTTCCTCGACTACATCATGACGCGCCTGACCTTGTTCGGTGCACTGTCACTGACACTGATCGCGCTTTTCCCCGACATTCTCCTGTACGCCTACAATGTGCCTTTCAGCGTCGCTATTTTCTTCGGCGGGACGGGTATGTTGATTACCGTTGGTGTGCTTCTCGACACCATGCGCCAGATTGAGACTTACCTGCTTCAGCGCCACTACGACGGTTTCCTGAAGAAGGGTAAAATGCGCGGTCGTTCCGCGGCCCGCACCAAGCAGATCGTCGATACCGCCGGCCTGCAGGATTTCTGGACAGCCTGGCGCCCGCTGCTCTTCATCGCGGTGGCCCTGTTCGTCCTCGGAATCGTTTCCTGGTTTTTAAATCTCGGCTAAGCCCTGCTGGCCGGACCATACGCCGAAGGAGTTCTGATTACCCGGATCTTCTTCGTTTCCCACCTGTTCTTTGATTCACCTTAGCTAAGCCGACCGATGAAATACATTCGTTCCGACGAAGAAATTCAATCGATTCGTGAAGCCTGCCAAATCGCAGCCACTGTCCTCAAGGCACTGGTCGATGCGACTGAAGCGGGAGTGACGACCTACGACTTGGATCAGCTCGGCCGCAAGCAGATTGAAGCGCTCGGTGCGCAAAGCGCCTGCCATAACTACCGCTCCGGCAATCATGTCTTTCCGGCCTACACCTGCATCTCCGTCAATGAGGAGATCGTGCATGGTATCGGCACAATGAAACGGGTCATACAACCCGGCGATGTGGTTTCACTGGACGTGGTCGTGTCTCACAACGGCTACATCGGCGACAACGCCACCACCGTATTGGTGGAGCCTGTTGCCGAAGAAAACGCGGATCTCATCGCGGCAACCCGCGAATCCCTCGATTACGCGATTACTTTCGCCCGTGCCGGAAACCGCGTGGGCGACATCTCCAACGCCGTCGAACGGTACATCAAGCGCCACAATTACGGTATCGTCCGTGATTTTGTCGGGCACGGGGTCGGCAAGACCATGCATGAGCCGCCGCAAATTCCGAATTTTGGTCGGCGCGGCAGTGGAGCGCTCCTCAAGCCCGGCATGGCCCTGGCTATCGAGCCCATGATCAATCTCGGCACCGGTAAGGTGAAATTACTGGACGACGGCTGGACTGCCGTCACACAGGACGGAAAGTCTTCCGCCCACTTCGAACACACCGTTCTCGTGACCAACGGGGACCCGGAAATTTTAACAATTCCAAAAAATTAACTTTTCAAACTAACTTAAACTGCTATTTTCCACCGCTTTCCCGTAATTCTGCGGGTCAAAACCACTTTTTATTATGCCACGTATCCTTGGAGTCGATATACCCGCCAACAAGAAGCTAGAATACTCGCTTCGTTATGTTTATGGCATCGGGCCAACACGCGCGAAAGCTGTCGTTGCGGAGTCAGGTCTCGATCCTGATCGCCGTGCCGGCGACCTCAGTGAAGAAGAGGTCAACCAGCTCGCATCCATCATCGGTGATAAGCAGTACCTCTGCGAAGGTGATCTCCGCCGCGAGCGCACTGCGAATCTCAAGCGCCTCTCTGCCATCCGCAGTGTGCGGGGCATGCGCCATATGCGCGGACTCCCGGTTCGCGGTCAACGTACCAAGACAAACGCCCGCACCCGTAAAGGTGCGATCAAGCCCGTTCGTAAGTAATTACGCACCAACCAGCTATTTCCCATGAGCGAAGAAGAAGTTAAAGCAACTGAAGAAGAAGAAAAGGTCGCCGCAGCCGCCGCCACTGAAGAAGGCGCTGAGCCTGAAAAGAAAAAAGAGGTGACTGCTGAGGACCTCCTCAAGAGCGAGCTTGATGGCGTCAAGATTCGGCGTGCCAAGGGAAGTAAGAATATTACTTCCGGCGTGGTCAATGTGCTCGCCACCTTCAACAACACAAAAGTCACGTTCACCGACGCTCGTGGTAACGTCATTTCCTGGTCCAGCGCTGGCAAGTGCAACTTCCGCGGCTCCCGCAAGTCCACTGCCTACGCCGCGCAGGTGGTGACTCAGGATGCCGGACGTGTCGCCATGTCCCACGGCATGAAGGAAGTCGTCGTCAAGCTCAAGGGCCCGGGTATGGGTCGCGACTCCGCAGTCCGTGCACTTCAATCTCTCGGTATGATCGTAACTGAAATCGTGGATGTGACTCCGGTCCCCCACAACGGTTGCCGTTCTCCGAAACGTCGTCGCGTCTAAACTGACTCTGCCAGTCAGACGCATTCAATCCTAGTTAGCAGATACAATAACAGCACACCATGGCCCGTTACACAGGACCTACAACCCGCATCAACCGTCGCTTCAGTCAGGCGATCTTTGCCCCGACTAAAGCTTTTGAGCGTAAACCGCACCCTCCCGGCCAGCACGGCCCGCGTTTGCGCCGCAAATTGAGCGAATACGCGATCGGTTTGAACGAAAAGCAGAAACTGCGCTTCATGTATGGCATGACGGAGAAGCAGTTCCGCCTCACTTTCGAAAAAGCCAAAAACACCCGTGGTGTGACTGGTGAGATTTTCCTTCAAATGTTGGAAAGTCGTCTGGACAGCGTGATCTACCGCCTGGGCTTTGCCAAGTCACGCGCGGCAGCACGTCAGTTTGTGGGTCACGGCCATATCTTGGTGAATGGTGTTAAGACCGACATCCCCAGCTTTATGGTGAAAGAGGGTGATGAGATCGAAGTGCGTGAGCGTACTTCCTCCCGTCAGCTCGCGACCCGCTGCATGGAAGAGAGCCAGGCACGCACCGTACCGGAATGGCTGTCCCTGAATGCCGATGCTTTGAAAGCAACGGTCAATCATCTTCCTTCCAGCGAAGAGACTGAAGACTCCATCAACGTTCAACTGATTGTTGAATACTACAGCCGTTAGTGTTGGCGCTCTCATGCGCACACAAGTACGGTTTTCACCATTCCAACAAAAATAGTTAATTTAACATACAGCCCATCATGCCCAAGCGCTTAGGAAAATTCGAACTTCCAAATCGTCTGGTAAAAGTCGAAGAGACTGCTACCGACACTTTTGCAACCTTCCAAGCCGAGCCGTTTGAGACCGGTTACGGCCACACGATCGGAAATTCCCTCCGTCGCGTGCTGCTCAGCTCCATCGAGGGTGCGGCCATCTCTTCCATCAAGATCGACGGGGTTCAACACGAATTCCAGAGTGTTGAAGGCATTGTTGAAGATGTCACCGACATCGTCCTCAATCTGAAAAAGGTTCTTCTGGTTTCCGAGTCCCGTGAGACTACCACACTTGTCATCGATGTGAATCGCGACGGTGTCGTCACCGCTGCGGATATTCAGGAGGATGCCAACTTCAAGGTCATCAACCCGGAGCAAGTCATTTGCACGCTCGATAAAAAGCAGCGTTTCCTCGCCGAGCTCGAAGTTCGTGTCGGTCGCGGATACTGCGCCGGTGAGGATAACAAGAAGCCGGATCAGGCTATCGGCGTGATCGCTATCGACTCACTCTTCAGCCCGGTCAAGCTCGTCAAGTATTCCGTCGAGAACACCCGTGTCGGTCAGGAGATGGACTACGACAAACTTATTCTGGAAGTGACGACCGATGGTCGCATCACTCCGGACGATGCGCTCAAGCAAAGCGCTGCCATCCTCAAGCACCACCTCGACGTCTTCGACGAAGTATCGCAGGACGACATCGAGTTCGAAAGCGAGAGCAAGGAAATCAGCGAAGAGCAAAACCGCCTGCGCAAGCTGCTCAACATGAGCGTGAACGAAATCGAACTTTCGGTGCGTGCGGCGAACTGCTTGAACAACGCCAACATCACATCGGTTGGCGAGCTTGCCATGAAGTCCGAACAGGAGATGCTGAAATACCGTAACTTCGGTAAGAAGTCTCTCAACGAAATCAAAGACAAGCTCGAACAACTCGGCCTCTCGCTGGGTATGAAGATCGACGAGCGCCTGCTTGAAAAGGGCACAGAACTTTAATCCACTATTATACGCTAGAAAGAATTTAGATAATGCGTCACGGCAAAAGAAAACACAAACTCGGCGTATCCGGTCCACACCGTTCGGCTATGATGGGCAATCTCGCGGTTGCACTCATCACTCATGGACGCATCGAGACGACACTGGCCAAGGCTAAGGCCTTACGCCCATTCATTGAAAAGATTATCACGCTGGCTAAGAAAGCCGACAAGGCCAACGATGCTGCCCGCAAGCTGCATTTCCGTCGTCTGGCGATCGCCCGTGTGCGCGATAAGAAGGCAGTCGCACAGCTCTTTGACGAGCGTGTGAGCGAATTTGTCGACCGTGCGGGTGGTTACACCCGTATCTACAAGCTCGGCCAGCGTGTCGGCGATGCGGCTGAAATGGCCCTCATCGAACTCATCGACGGTAACGACGAAGGCTACGAGAAGCCCAAGAAAAAGGCTGCGAAAAAGGCCGCCAAGAAAGCTGCGAAAAAGTCAGCGAAGAAGGCGACCAAAAAGGCCGCCAAAAAAGCAGCAAAGAAGGTTGCGAAAAAGGACGATGCCGACGCCGAAGAAGAAGCTGCCGAGGATACTTCCAAGGAAGAAGAGGCCAAGGCCGAAACTGCTGCCAAGGCAGCTGCGGCAGAAGCAACTGAAAGCAGCGAGCCGGAAGAAGCATCTGACGATTCCAAAGAGGAAAAGAAGGATAGCTAAGCGGCAATTCCTGCAAATAAAATTTCCAAAAGCGCATCCATTTGGGATGCGCTTTTTTATGGGCCAAAACTAAGCCGCTTTATTTCTCACTCCGGCTGTCCTCGTCGAGCTCTTCCGCGGTGACCCAGCAGTAAAAGCCCAGCCAAAGGCATTGCGAGTAGCGGTAGGTCAGGATGGGCATGATTGCAGATCCCAGAAAACACAAAATGATTGTGGGCCAGCCGGGGAGCCATCCGGCCCACCAAATCAGTAGCATAGGGAATAAGTAGAACCCACAGACCATCGCGTAGTTGATCGCCATTGCGCCGCTGTAAAATCCGTCCTCCCGGGTGAAATCCATTTTGCAGTGCGGGCAACTCTCGTGGCGTACAAAGAGGGTTTTCGTGATCGGGCCGACGCCGCAACGCGGGCACCTGTTCATCATCCCCCTTTTGAAGCATTCGAAGTTATTGGATAAATTCATGGCTTTGCGGGTGACTGAAGAGTGCGTTGGATAAAGTTGACCCATTTGTGGCGAAGTCCCTTTCGTTCACTGACAGGAAGAAGGAAATCCATAGGGGGCTTTTGATTGCGGTTACTAACAGATGCCGCAGGTCAATGTTTGGTCGGATGGAAATCCTCGGGGGCAAGGCGCACGGTTTCATTTTCGGACGCCTGCACACTTTTAGAAAGGCCGCCGTAAGTAACTTTAAAGGCAGGCTGCGCATGTTTGCCGGGATGGATAGTCGTATTTTTCAGCTTCCCGTTTTCCCACTCGATATCGACGGTATAGTCGCCCCGGGCGCGCAGGCCTTTGACGTGGCCATCAGGCCAGTAGCTGGATGGGAGCGCGGGCAGCAACTTGATCTCGTTGTTGTGACTGTGAAGCAGCATTTCAGCGACGGCTGCCGCAGCGCCGAAGTTGCCGTCGATCTGAAAGGGTGGGTGTGTATCCCAAAGATTATCCAAGGTCGATTTTACAAGAATGGCGTGCAGATTTTCGTAAGCTTTTTCGGCGTCACTGAGACGCGCCATCATGCCGATCGTCCATGCGCGGCTCCAACCGGTGTGAGCGCCACCATTTTGAAGGCGATATTCTA encodes the following:
- the rplO gene encoding 50S ribosomal protein L15, whose protein sequence is MNLQSIPTIKGATHPTKRLGRGEGSGHGKTSGKGHKGQKARSGGGIRIGFEGGQMPLYRKLPRRGFNNKNFKTTFQLVNVGDLEKLEGDAVNRESLVKAGLIRDNDQGVKLLGDGELSKAFTVEVDKVSGSAKSKIEAAGGKIVEAAVESAEPAETAEAEEKDDA
- the rpsQ gene encoding 30S ribosomal protein S17, with the protein product MEAVATRNSRKTLVGTVSSRSGDKTIKVTYSYKVPHPLYKKEIRRKTVVHAHDEKNECGLGDKVEIMETRPLSKLKRWRVTRVLEVAPKLGDEE
- the rplR gene encoding 50S ribosomal protein L18, with the translated sequence MKLQKKQSLAQKRRWRIRKKVQGTAERPRLAVHFSNKHIYAQCIDDVKGHTLAYVTSVGGKDTDLKANSEGANALGKAIAEKAKTAGIESVVFDRAGRRYHGCVKSFAEAAREGGLQF
- the rplX gene encoding 50S ribosomal protein L24, whose translation is MAKAIKREQEVVVISGAHKGKRGKVLEVRAPEKVLVEGVNLVTKYERKSQENPEGGSVEKEAPIHYSNVMLAEKFDAKSK
- the map gene encoding type I methionyl aminopeptidase; the protein is MKYIRSDEEIQSIREACQIAATVLKALVDATEAGVTTYDLDQLGRKQIEALGAQSACHNYRSGNHVFPAYTCISVNEEIVHGIGTMKRVIQPGDVVSLDVVVSHNGYIGDNATTVLVEPVAEENADLIAATRESLDYAITFARAGNRVGDISNAVERYIKRHNYGIVRDFVGHGVGKTMHEPPQIPNFGRRGSGALLKPGMALAIEPMINLGTGKVKLLDDGWTAVTQDGKSSAHFEHTVLVTNGDPEILTIPKN
- the secY gene encoding preprotein translocase subunit SecY, translating into MLSAFTNSLKIPELRQKIFFTLALLFIARVGANIPLPGMNIGPIEDFFASQGGSNGVVGMFNMFTGGALLKGAVFALGIMPYISASIIMQLVGAVFPTIARLQQEGDVGRQKINQYTRYLTIAICIVQGLLLLVALSTNPGSLIGQGFNPAEYGEVVIAGQVPFLITGTIFLTAGTMIMVWLGEQITQKGIGNGISLLITVSIISGLPGAVAAAYQMFVAPVGSEGAALGVPEGVLMLALLFAVTAGLVAITQAQRKIPVQYAKRVVGRKVYGGQSSFLPLKVNYAGVMPVIFGSAILMFPAQILSYLGSATGMRFFNDFADSIAHGRPAYYIIFGLLILIFSYFWVSMMFKPIQIADDLKKNGGYIPGVRPGEPTAKFLDYIMTRLTLFGALSLTLIALFPDILLYAYNVPFSVAIFFGGTGMLITVGVLLDTMRQIETYLLQRHYDGFLKKGKMRGRSAARTKQIVDTAGLQDFWTAWRPLLFIAVALFVLGIVSWFLNLG
- the rpmC gene encoding 50S ribosomal protein L29 encodes the protein MSTKDIREMSEAEIEKQLRDTRDAQVDLRMRKQTGQVEHPHQFKEMRRQIARLETILKEKKLASASA
- the rpsM gene encoding 30S ribosomal protein S13 translates to MPRILGVDIPANKKLEYSLRYVYGIGPTRAKAVVAESGLDPDRRAGDLSEEEVNQLASIIGDKQYLCEGDLRRERTANLKRLSAIRSVRGMRHMRGLPVRGQRTKTNARTRKGAIKPVRK
- the rplE gene encoding 50S ribosomal protein L5, with amino-acid sequence MSKALLQKLYTETVVPGLKKKFGYENAHQVPAVKKIVINSGFTATADKNHINYVAEEIAKITGQRPVTTKAKLSISNFKLREGQPIGCKVTLRGEAMYDFMMRLINIALPCIRDFRGVPSKLDGQGNYTLGISDHTIFPEVSAEGTSATIGMDISFATSAGTDEEGRELLRLFGMPFRKSSSEVAAEEAAAATAEQANA
- a CDS encoding DNA-directed RNA polymerase subunit alpha codes for the protein MPKRLGKFELPNRLVKVEETATDTFATFQAEPFETGYGHTIGNSLRRVLLSSIEGAAISSIKIDGVQHEFQSVEGIVEDVTDIVLNLKKVLLVSESRETTTLVIDVNRDGVVTAADIQEDANFKVINPEQVICTLDKKQRFLAELEVRVGRGYCAGEDNKKPDQAIGVIAIDSLFSPVKLVKYSVENTRVGQEMDYDKLILEVTTDGRITPDDALKQSAAILKHHLDVFDEVSQDDIEFESESKEISEEQNRLRKLLNMSVNEIELSVRAANCLNNANITSVGELAMKSEQEMLKYRNFGKKSLNEIKDKLEQLGLSLGMKIDERLLEKGTEL
- the rplN gene encoding 50S ribosomal protein L14, coding for MIQMNSRVFVADNTGAKSAEMIRRLGQSKRSADVGDVVVCTVKEAATDASVKKGEVVRAVVVRTKAPVRRGDGSYLRFDNNAVVIINPDGNPRGTRIFGPVARELRAKYMKIISLAPEVL
- the rpsE gene encoding 30S ribosomal protein S5 gives rise to the protein MSKQNRSFSPADQAEEAPEFVEKVVHINRCAKVVKGGRRFSFAALVVVGDQKGQVGVGYGKAKEVPECIRKGTEQAKKNLVEVKLRGDTIPHHVLGEADGGKVLLRPASDGTGVIAGGGCRAVLESVGIKNILSKSLGSNNHLAMVKATMDALQQLRSNEEIQNVRFGDKVAAEA
- the rplF gene encoding 50S ribosomal protein L6, with the protein product MSRIGKLPVPVLDKATVAIDGQTVRVEGPKGKLEKTFDRSVNIELADSEVRVTPADKSPHAYAMYGTVRSIINNMVIGVVEGYKKELELKGVGFRGALKGNVLDMALGKSHPCEITIPEGITVTVKENTKITVEGADKQMVGEITASIYAFYPAEPYKGKGVHIVGKYVRRKEGKKSA
- the rpsK gene encoding 30S ribosomal protein S11; the encoded protein is MSEEEVKATEEEEKVAAAAATEEGAEPEKKKEVTAEDLLKSELDGVKIRRAKGSKNITSGVVNVLATFNNTKVTFTDARGNVISWSSAGKCNFRGSRKSTAYAAQVVTQDAGRVAMSHGMKEVVVKLKGPGMGRDSAVRALQSLGMIVTEIVDVTPVPHNGCRSPKRRRV
- the rpsD gene encoding 30S ribosomal protein S4, which codes for MARYTGPTTRINRRFSQAIFAPTKAFERKPHPPGQHGPRLRRKLSEYAIGLNEKQKLRFMYGMTEKQFRLTFEKAKNTRGVTGEIFLQMLESRLDSVIYRLGFAKSRAAARQFVGHGHILVNGVKTDIPSFMVKEGDEIEVRERTSSRQLATRCMEESQARTVPEWLSLNADALKATVNHLPSSEETEDSINVQLIVEYYSR
- the rpsN gene encoding 30S ribosomal protein S14, whose translation is MAKKSAIQRNLKRVRMIEKYAKKRAELKAILADPETPDEEFYKAQAKLSKLPKNSSPIRARNRCSVTGRPRAFIRKFGLSRITFRELATQGKIPGVTKSSW
- the rpsH gene encoding 30S ribosomal protein S8 — translated: MAVHDTIGDFLTTIRNASAAHKDTCTMQSSKMRAAIAAILKDEGYINDVSEGENEKGFKTLTLSLKFVGDTPAITGIERHSTPGRRLYYGCKDIPRVLGGLGVAILTTSKGVMRARDAREAGVGGELVCKVW